A portion of the Cervus elaphus chromosome X, mCerEla1.1, whole genome shotgun sequence genome contains these proteins:
- the PLXNA3 gene encoding plexin-A3 isoform X2: protein MPTIFILLFLLAAGRALGSRRPFPAFSVTDTSLTHLAVHRVTGEVFVGAVNHIFKLAPNLTELRVHITGPVEDNARCYPPPSMRVCAHRLAPVDNVNKLLLIDYAARRLVACGSIWQGICQFLRLDDLFKLGEPHHRKEHYLSGAQEPDSMAGVIVEQGQGPSKLFIGTAVDGKSEYFPTLSSRKLIRDEDGVDMFSLVYQDEFVSSQIKIPSDTLSLYPAFDIYYIYGFVSASFVYFLTLQLDTQQTLLDTAGEKFFTSKIVRMCSGDSEFYSYVEFPIGCSWRGVEYRLVQSAHLAKPGLLLAQALGVPADEDVLFTVFSQGQKNRASPPRQTILCLFTLSNINAHIRRRIQSCYRGEGTLALPWLLNKELPCINTPMQINGNFCGLVLNQPLGGLHVIEGLPLLADSTDGMTSVAAYTYQQHSVVFIGTRGGSLKKVRVDSSQEAHLYETVPVVDGSPILRDLLFSPDHQHIYLLSEKQVSQLPVETCEQYLSCAACLGSGDPHCGWCVLQHRCCRQGACPGAMAPYGFAEALSKCVQVHVWPNNVSVTSPGVQLTVAMSNVPDLSAGVSCAFEEVTQSEAVLLPSGELRCPSPSLQELRALTRGHGATHTVRLQLLSKETGVRFAGADFVFYNCSVLQSCMSCVSSPYPCQWCKYRHVCTSQPHDCSFQEGRVHSPEGCPAILPSGDLLIPVGVVQPLTLRAKNLPQPQSGQKNYECVVRVQGRQQRVPAVRFNSSSVQCQNASYSYEGDEYGDTELDFSVVWDGDFPIDKPVTFRALLYKCWAQRPSCGLCLKADPRFNCGWCISEHRCQLRAHCPAPKTNWMHPNQKGARCSHPRIAQIHPVMGPKEGGTWITIVGENLGLTSREVGLRVAGVRCNSIPAEYISAERIVCEMEESLVPSPPPGPVELCVGDCSADFRTQSEQLYTFVTPTFDRVSPSRGPASGGTRLTISGRALDAGSRVMVTVRDGECQFIRRDAEVIVCISPVSTLGPSQAPITLAIDRANISSPGVVYTYTQDPTVTRLEPTWSIINGSTAITVSGTHLLTVQEPRVRAKYRGIETTNTCHVINDTAMLCKAPGIFLGQPQPQAQGEHPDEFGFLLDHVQTARSLNRSSFTYYPDPSFEPLGPSGVLDIKPGSHVVLKGKNLIPAAAGNSRLNYTVLIGGQPCALTVSDTQLLCDSPSQTGRQPVMVLVGGLEFWLGTLHITAERALTLPAMVGLAVGGSLLLLAITAVLVAYKRKTQDADRTLKRLQLQMDNLESRVALECKEAFAELQTDINELTNHMDGVQIPFLDYRTYAVRVLFPGIEAHPVLKELDLLHSRAFVLTFIHTLEAQSSFSMRDRGTVASLTMVALQSRLDYATGLLKQLLADLIEKNLESKNHPKLLLRRTESVAEKMLTNWFTFLLHKFLKECAGEPLFLLYCAIKQQMEKGPIDAITGEARYSLSEDKLIRQQIDYKTLTLHCVCPESEGGAQVPVKVLNCDSITQAKDKLLDAVYKGIPYSQRPKAEDMDLEWRQGRMARVILQDEDVTTKIECDWKRVNSLAHYQVTDGSLVALVPKQVSAYNMANSFTFTRSLSRYESLLRTASSPDSLRSRAPMITPDQETGTKLWHLVKNHDHADHREGDRGSKMVSEIYLTRLLATKGTLQKFVDDLFETVFSTAHRGSALPLAIKYMFDFLDEQADQRQISDPDVRHTWKSNCLPLRFWVNVIKNPQFVFDIHKSSITDACLSVVAQTFMDSCSTSEHRLGKDSPSNKLLYAKDIPNYKSWVERYYRDIAKMASISDQDMDAYLVEQSRLHASDFNVLSALSELYFYVTKYRQEVLSALDRDASCRKHKLRQKLEQIIGLVSSNS from the exons ATGCCCACCATCTTCATCCTGCTGTTCCTCCTGGCTGCCGGGCGGGCCCTGGGCAGCCGCAGGCCCTTCCCTGCTTTTTCAGTGACGGACACCTCGCTCACCCACCTGGCTGTGCACCGGGTGACCGGGGAGGTGTTTGTGGGCGCCGTGAACCACATCTTCAAGCTGGCGCCCAACCTGACTGAGCTGCGGGTCCATATCACGGGGCCTGTCGAAGACAATGCCCGCTGCTATCCGCCCCCCAGCATGCGCGTGTGTGCCCACCGCCTGGCGCCCGTGGACAACGTGAACAAGCTGCTGCTCATAGACTATGCGGCCCGCCGTTTGGTGGCCTGTGGCAGCATCTGGCAGGGTATCTGCCAGTTCCTGCGGCTGGACGACCTCTTCAAGCTGGGTGAGCCCCACCACCGCAAGGAGCACTACCTGTCAGGGGCCCAGGAGCCGGACTCAATGGCTGGCGTCATCGTGGAGCAGGGCCAGGGGCCCAGCAAACTGTTCATAGGCACGGCTGTGGATGGCAAGTCCGAGTACTTCCCCACCCTGAGCTCCCGAAAGCTCATCCGGGACGAGGACGGTGTGGATATGTTCAGTCTG GTGTACCAGGACGAGTTCGTCTCCTCGCAGATCAAGATCCCCTCGGACACGCTGTCCCTGTACCCAGCCTTTGACATCTACTACATCTATGGCTTTGTGAGCGCCTCCTTTGTGTACTTCCTGACGCTGCAGCTGGACACCCAGCAGACACTGCTGGACACAGCGGGCGAGAAGTTCTTCACGTCCAAGATTGTGCGCATGTGCTCAGGAGACTCCGAGTTCTACTCATACGTGGAGTTCCCCATCGGCTGCTCATGGCGCGGCGTGGAGTACCGCCTGGTGCAGAGCGCCCACCTGGCCAAACCCGGCCTGCTGCTGGCCCAGGCCCTGGGCGTGCCGGCTGACGAGGACGTACTCTTCACCGTCTTCTCTCAGGGCCAGAAGAACCGGGCCAGCCCACCGCGGCAGACCATCCTCTGCCTCTTTACCCTCAGCAACATCAATGCACACATCCGGCGTCGCATCCAGTCCTGCTACCGTGGGGAGGGCACGCTGGCGCTGCCCTGGCTGCTAAACAAGGAGCTGCCCTGCATCAACACT CCCATGCAGATAAATGGAAACTTCTGTGGGTTGGTGTTGAACCAGCCACTGGGTGGCCTACACGTGATTGAGGGGCTGCCCCTGCTAGCTGACAGTACCGATGGCATGACCAGCGTGGCCGCCTACACCTACCAGCAGCACTCTGTGGTCTTCATTGGCACTCGCGGTGGCAGTCTCAAGAAG GTGCGGGTTGACAGCTCTCAGGAGGCTCACCTGTACGAGACGGTGCCTGTGGTGGATGGCAGCCCCATACTTCGTGACCTGCTCTTCAGCCCTGACCACCAGCACATCTACCTGCTGAGTGAGAAGCAG GTGAGCCAGCTCCCGGTGGAGACCTGTGAGCAATACCTGAGCTGCGCAGCCTGCCTGGGCTCGGGGGACCCGCACTGTGGCTGGTGCGTGCTGCAGCACAG GTGCTGCCGCCAAGGGGCCTGTCCAGGCGCCATGGCCCCGTATGGCTTCGCCGAGGCGCTCAGCAAGTGTGTCCAGGTGCACGTCTGGCCCAACAATGTGTCAGTGACATCGCCCGGGGTGCAG CTGACCGTGGCCATGAGCAACGTGCCAGACCTCAGTGCGGGCGTGAGCTGTGCCTTTGAGGAAGTGACCCAGAGTGAGGCCGTCCTGCTGCCCTCTGGGGAGTTACGCTGCCCCTCACCTTCCCTCCAGGAGCTCCGGGCTCTCACCCGGGGGCATG GGGCCACCCACACTGTGCGGCTGCAGCTGCTCTCCAAGGAGACTGGCGTGAGGTTTGCTGGGGCTGACTTCGTCTTCTACAACTGCAGCGTCCTCCAGTC GTGCATGTCCTGCGTCAGCAGCCCTTACCCCTGCCAGTGGTGTAAGTACCGCCACGTGTGTACCAGCCAGCCCCACGACTGCTCCTTCCAGGAGGGCAGGGTGCACAGCCCTGAG GGCTGCCCTGCGATCCTGCCCAGCGGGGACCTCCTGATCCCGGTAGGCGTTGTGCAGCCCCTCACCCTGCGGGCCAAGAACCTGCCGCAGCCTCAGTCAGGGCAGAAGAACTACGAGTGTGTGGTCCGCGTGCAGGGCCGGCAGCAGCGGGTCCCTGCTGTACGCTTCAACAGCAGCAGCGTGCAGTGCCAGAATGCCTCG TATTCCTATGAAGGTGATGAGTACGGTGACACTGAGCTGGACTTCTCCGTGGTCTGGGACGGCGATTTCCCCATCGACAAGCCTGTTACCTTCCGAG CCCTCTTGTACAAGTGCTGGGCGCAGCGGCCCAGCTGTGGCCTCTGCCTCAAGGCTGACCCCCGCTTCAACTGTGGCTGGTGCATCTCGGAGCACAGGTGCCAGCTGCGGGCCCACTGCCCAGCCCCCAAGACCAACTGGATGCACCCGAACCAGAAGGGCGCTCGCTGCAGCCACCCTCGCATTGCCCAG ATCCACCCAGTCATGGGGCCCAAGGAAGGGGGCACCTGGATCACCATCGTGGGTGAGAACCTGGGCCTCACCTCCCGAGAGGTGGGCCTGCGGGTGGCTGGCGTGCGCTGCAACTCCATCCCTGCCGAGTACATCAGTGCTGAGAG gATCGTCTGTGAGATGGAAGAGTCACTGGTACCCAGCCCTCCACCGGGGCCCGTGGAGCTCTGTGTCGGCGACTGTTCAGCTGACTTCCGCACGCAGTCTGAGCAGCTCTACACCTTTGTG ACGCCTACTTTCGACCGTGTGAGTCCCAGTCGGGGCCCGGCCTCCGGGGGCACGCGGCTCACCATCTCTGGAAGGGCTCTGGATGCCGGCAGCAGGGTCATGGTGACCGTGAGAGATGGCGAGTGCCAGTTCATCAG GAGGGATGCTGAAGTCATCGTGTGCATCTCGCCTGTCTCCACCCTGGGCCCGAGCCAGGCCCCCATTACACTGGCCATTGACCGTGCCAATATTTCCAGTCCTGGTGTTGTCTACACTTACACTCAGGACCCCACCGTCACGCGCCTCGAGCCCACATGGAGCATCATCAA TGGAAGCACTGCCATCACCGTGAGTGGGACCCACTTGCTGACGGTCCAGGAGCCCCGGGTCCGGGCCAAGTACCGAGGCATCGAGACCACCAAC ACATGCCACGTGATCAATGACACTGCCATGCTGTGTAAAGCCCCTGGCATCTTCCTGGGGCAGCCCCAGCCGCAGGCCCAGGGCGAGCACCCGGATGAGTTTGGTTTCCTGCTGGACCACGTGCAGACCGCCCGCTCCCTCAACCGGTCCTCCTTCACCTACTACCCCGACCCCAGCTTTGAGCCTCTCGGTCCCTCTGGGGTGCTGGACATCAAACCGGGCTCCCACGTAGTGCTAAAG GGCAAGAATCTGATCCCCGCAGCAGCTGGCAACTCCCGCCTCAACTACACGGTGCTGATAGGGGGCCAGCCATGCGCGCTGACAGTCTCCGACACACAACTCCTCTGCGACTCCCCCAGCCAGACAGGCCGGCAGCCCGTCATG GTGTTGGTGGGCGGTCTGGAGTTCTGGCTGGGCACCCTGCACATCACAGCCGAGCGGGCGCTGACCCTGCCGGCCATGGTGGGGCTGGCAGTAGGGGGCAGCCTCCTGCTGCTGGCCATCACTGCTGTACTGGTTGCCTACAAACGTAAGACTCAGGATGCCGACCGCACACTCAAGCGGCTCCAGCTCCAGATGGACAACTTGGAGTCCCGGGTGGCCCTGGAGTGCAAGGAAG CCTTTGCTGAGCTGCAGACAGACATCAATGAGTTGACGAACCACATGGATGGCGTGCAGATCCCTTTCCTGGACTACCGGACCTACGCTGTGCGGGTGCTCTTCCCGGGGATCGAGGCCCACCCAGTGCTTAAGGAGCTGGAT CTGCTGCACAGCCGCGCCTTCGTGCTCACCTTCATCCACACCCTGGAGGCCCAGAGCAGCTTCTCCATGCGTGACCGGGGCACTGTGGCTTCCCTTACCATGGTGGCCCTGCAGAGCCGCCTCGACTACGCCACGGGTCTGCTTAAGCAGCTGCTGGCGGACCTCATCGAGAAGAACCTTGAGAGCAAGAACCACCCGAAGCTGCTTCTGCGCAG GACTGAGTCAGTGGCTGAGAAGATGCTCACCAACTGGTTCACCTTTTTGCTGCATAAGTTTCTGAAG GAGTGCGCGGGGGAGCCGCTCTTCCTTCTGTACTGCGCCATCAAGCAGCAGATGGAGAAGGGCCCCATCGACGCCATCACGGGCGAGGCGCGGTACTCACTGAGCGAGGACAAGCTGATCCGGCAGCAGATCGACTATAAGACGCTG ACCCTGCACTGTGTGTGCCCGGAGAGCGAGGGCGGTGCTCAGGTGCCCGTGAAGGTGCTCAACTGTGACAGTATCACCCAGGCCAAAGACAAGCTGCTTGATGCTGTGTACAAGGGCATCCCTTACTCCCAGCGCCCCAAAGCTGAGGACATGGACCTAG AGTGGCGCCAGGGCCGCATGGCCCGTGTCATCCTCCAGGACGAGGACGTCACCACCAAGATTGAGTGTGACTGGAAGAGGGTCAACTCGCTGGCCCACTACCAG GTGACAGACGGTTCCTTGGTGGCGTTGGTGCCCAAACAAGTGTCAGCCTATAACATGGCCAACTCCTTCACCTTCACCCGTTCCCTCAGCCGCTATG AGAGCTTGCTTCGCACGGCCAGCAGCCCTGACAGCCTCCGCTCTCGGGCGCCCATGATCACCCCGGACCAGGAGACAGGAACCAAGCTGTGGCACTTAGTGAAGAACCATGACCACGCCGACCACCGAGAGGGTGACCGTGGCAGCAAGATGGTCTCAGAGATCTACCTGACGCGGCTGCTAGCCACCAAG GGTACACTGCAGAAGTTCGTGGACGACCTCTTTGAAACCGTGTTCAGCACAGCACACCGGGGCTCAGCCCTGCCACTGGCCATTAAGTACATGTTTGACTTCCTGGACGAGCAGGCCGACCAGCGGCAGATCAGCGATCCCGATGTGCGCCACACCTGGAAGAGCAACTG CCTGCCCCTGCGCTTCTGGGTGAACGTGATCAAGAACCCGCAGTTCGTGTTCGACATCCACAAGAGCAGCATCACGGACGCCTGCTTGTCGGTGGTGGCCCAGACCTTCATGGACTCCTGCTCCACGTCGGAGCACCGCCTGGGCAAGGACTCGCCCTCCAACAAGTTGCTCTATGCCAAGGACATCCCCAACTACAAGAGCTGGGTGGAGAG GTACTACCGGGATATAGCCAAGATGGCATCCATCAGTGACCAGGACATGGATGCGTATCTGGTGGAGCAGTCCCGTCTCCATGCAAGTGACTTCAATGTCCTGAGTGCACTCAGTGAGCTCTATTTCTACGTCACCAAGTACCGTCAGGAG GTTCTCAGCGCCCTGGACCGAGATGCCTCTTGTCGGAAACACAAGCTGCGCCAGAAGCTGGAGCAGATCATTGGCCTCGTGTCCAGCAACAGCTAA
- the PLXNA3 gene encoding plexin-A3 isoform X1, producing the protein MPTIFILLFLLAAGRALGSRRPFPAFSVTDTSLTHLAVHRVTGEVFVGAVNHIFKLAPNLTELRVHITGPVEDNARCYPPPSMRVCAHRLAPVDNVNKLLLIDYAARRLVACGSIWQGICQFLRLDDLFKLGEPHHRKEHYLSGAQEPDSMAGVIVEQGQGPSKLFIGTAVDGKSEYFPTLSSRKLIRDEDGVDMFSLVYQDEFVSSQIKIPSDTLSLYPAFDIYYIYGFVSASFVYFLTLQLDTQQTLLDTAGEKFFTSKIVRMCSGDSEFYSYVEFPIGCSWRGVEYRLVQSAHLAKPGLLLAQALGVPADEDVLFTVFSQGQKNRASPPRQTILCLFTLSNINAHIRRRIQSCYRGEGTLALPWLLNKELPCINTPMQINGNFCGLVLNQPLGGLHVIEGLPLLADSTDGMTSVAAYTYQQHSVVFIGTRGGSLKKVRVDSSQEAHLYETVPVVDGSPILRDLLFSPDHQHIYLLSEKQVSQLPVETCEQYLSCAACLGSGDPHCGWCVLQHRCCRQGACPGAMAPYGFAEALSKCVQVHVWPNNVSVTSPGVQLTVAMSNVPDLSAGVSCAFEEVTQSEAVLLPSGELRCPSPSLQELRALTRGHGATHTVRLQLLSKETGVRFAGADFVFYNCSVLQSCMSCVSSPYPCQWCKYRHVCTSQPHDCSFQEGRVHSPEGCPAILPSGDLLIPVGVVQPLTLRAKNLPQPQSGQKNYECVVRVQGRQQRVPAVRFNSSSVQCQNASYSYEGDEYGDTELDFSVVWDGDFPIDKPVTFRALLYKCWAQRPSCGLCLKADPRFNCGWCISEHRCQLRAHCPAPKTNWMHPNQKGARCSHPRIAQIHPVMGPKEGGTWITIVGENLGLTSREVGLRVAGVRCNSIPAEYISAERIVCEMEESLVPSPPPGPVELCVGDCSADFRTQSEQLYTFVTPTFDRVSPSRGPASGGTRLTISGRALDAGSRVMVTVRDGECQFIRRDAEVIVCISPVSTLGPSQAPITLAIDRANISSPGVVYTYTQDPTVTRLEPTWSIINGSTAITVSGTHLLTVQEPRVRAKYRGIETTNTCHVINDTAMLCKAPGIFLGQPQPQAQGEHPDEFGFLLDHVQTARSLNRSSFTYYPDPSFEPLGPSGVLDIKPGSHVVLKGKNLIPAAAGNSRLNYTVLIGGQPCALTVSDTQLLCDSPSQTGRQPVMVLVGGLEFWLGTLHITAERALTLPAMVGLAVGGSLLLLAITAVLVAYKRKTQDADRTLKRLQLQMDNLESRVALECKEAFAELQTDINELTNHMDGVQIPFLDYRTYAVRVLFPGIEAHPVLKELDTPPHVEKALRLFGQLLHSRAFVLTFIHTLEAQSSFSMRDRGTVASLTMVALQSRLDYATGLLKQLLADLIEKNLESKNHPKLLLRRTESVAEKMLTNWFTFLLHKFLKECAGEPLFLLYCAIKQQMEKGPIDAITGEARYSLSEDKLIRQQIDYKTLTLHCVCPESEGGAQVPVKVLNCDSITQAKDKLLDAVYKGIPYSQRPKAEDMDLEWRQGRMARVILQDEDVTTKIECDWKRVNSLAHYQVTDGSLVALVPKQVSAYNMANSFTFTRSLSRYESLLRTASSPDSLRSRAPMITPDQETGTKLWHLVKNHDHADHREGDRGSKMVSEIYLTRLLATKGTLQKFVDDLFETVFSTAHRGSALPLAIKYMFDFLDEQADQRQISDPDVRHTWKSNCLPLRFWVNVIKNPQFVFDIHKSSITDACLSVVAQTFMDSCSTSEHRLGKDSPSNKLLYAKDIPNYKSWVERYYRDIAKMASISDQDMDAYLVEQSRLHASDFNVLSALSELYFYVTKYRQEVLSALDRDASCRKHKLRQKLEQIIGLVSSNS; encoded by the exons ATGCCCACCATCTTCATCCTGCTGTTCCTCCTGGCTGCCGGGCGGGCCCTGGGCAGCCGCAGGCCCTTCCCTGCTTTTTCAGTGACGGACACCTCGCTCACCCACCTGGCTGTGCACCGGGTGACCGGGGAGGTGTTTGTGGGCGCCGTGAACCACATCTTCAAGCTGGCGCCCAACCTGACTGAGCTGCGGGTCCATATCACGGGGCCTGTCGAAGACAATGCCCGCTGCTATCCGCCCCCCAGCATGCGCGTGTGTGCCCACCGCCTGGCGCCCGTGGACAACGTGAACAAGCTGCTGCTCATAGACTATGCGGCCCGCCGTTTGGTGGCCTGTGGCAGCATCTGGCAGGGTATCTGCCAGTTCCTGCGGCTGGACGACCTCTTCAAGCTGGGTGAGCCCCACCACCGCAAGGAGCACTACCTGTCAGGGGCCCAGGAGCCGGACTCAATGGCTGGCGTCATCGTGGAGCAGGGCCAGGGGCCCAGCAAACTGTTCATAGGCACGGCTGTGGATGGCAAGTCCGAGTACTTCCCCACCCTGAGCTCCCGAAAGCTCATCCGGGACGAGGACGGTGTGGATATGTTCAGTCTG GTGTACCAGGACGAGTTCGTCTCCTCGCAGATCAAGATCCCCTCGGACACGCTGTCCCTGTACCCAGCCTTTGACATCTACTACATCTATGGCTTTGTGAGCGCCTCCTTTGTGTACTTCCTGACGCTGCAGCTGGACACCCAGCAGACACTGCTGGACACAGCGGGCGAGAAGTTCTTCACGTCCAAGATTGTGCGCATGTGCTCAGGAGACTCCGAGTTCTACTCATACGTGGAGTTCCCCATCGGCTGCTCATGGCGCGGCGTGGAGTACCGCCTGGTGCAGAGCGCCCACCTGGCCAAACCCGGCCTGCTGCTGGCCCAGGCCCTGGGCGTGCCGGCTGACGAGGACGTACTCTTCACCGTCTTCTCTCAGGGCCAGAAGAACCGGGCCAGCCCACCGCGGCAGACCATCCTCTGCCTCTTTACCCTCAGCAACATCAATGCACACATCCGGCGTCGCATCCAGTCCTGCTACCGTGGGGAGGGCACGCTGGCGCTGCCCTGGCTGCTAAACAAGGAGCTGCCCTGCATCAACACT CCCATGCAGATAAATGGAAACTTCTGTGGGTTGGTGTTGAACCAGCCACTGGGTGGCCTACACGTGATTGAGGGGCTGCCCCTGCTAGCTGACAGTACCGATGGCATGACCAGCGTGGCCGCCTACACCTACCAGCAGCACTCTGTGGTCTTCATTGGCACTCGCGGTGGCAGTCTCAAGAAG GTGCGGGTTGACAGCTCTCAGGAGGCTCACCTGTACGAGACGGTGCCTGTGGTGGATGGCAGCCCCATACTTCGTGACCTGCTCTTCAGCCCTGACCACCAGCACATCTACCTGCTGAGTGAGAAGCAG GTGAGCCAGCTCCCGGTGGAGACCTGTGAGCAATACCTGAGCTGCGCAGCCTGCCTGGGCTCGGGGGACCCGCACTGTGGCTGGTGCGTGCTGCAGCACAG GTGCTGCCGCCAAGGGGCCTGTCCAGGCGCCATGGCCCCGTATGGCTTCGCCGAGGCGCTCAGCAAGTGTGTCCAGGTGCACGTCTGGCCCAACAATGTGTCAGTGACATCGCCCGGGGTGCAG CTGACCGTGGCCATGAGCAACGTGCCAGACCTCAGTGCGGGCGTGAGCTGTGCCTTTGAGGAAGTGACCCAGAGTGAGGCCGTCCTGCTGCCCTCTGGGGAGTTACGCTGCCCCTCACCTTCCCTCCAGGAGCTCCGGGCTCTCACCCGGGGGCATG GGGCCACCCACACTGTGCGGCTGCAGCTGCTCTCCAAGGAGACTGGCGTGAGGTTTGCTGGGGCTGACTTCGTCTTCTACAACTGCAGCGTCCTCCAGTC GTGCATGTCCTGCGTCAGCAGCCCTTACCCCTGCCAGTGGTGTAAGTACCGCCACGTGTGTACCAGCCAGCCCCACGACTGCTCCTTCCAGGAGGGCAGGGTGCACAGCCCTGAG GGCTGCCCTGCGATCCTGCCCAGCGGGGACCTCCTGATCCCGGTAGGCGTTGTGCAGCCCCTCACCCTGCGGGCCAAGAACCTGCCGCAGCCTCAGTCAGGGCAGAAGAACTACGAGTGTGTGGTCCGCGTGCAGGGCCGGCAGCAGCGGGTCCCTGCTGTACGCTTCAACAGCAGCAGCGTGCAGTGCCAGAATGCCTCG TATTCCTATGAAGGTGATGAGTACGGTGACACTGAGCTGGACTTCTCCGTGGTCTGGGACGGCGATTTCCCCATCGACAAGCCTGTTACCTTCCGAG CCCTCTTGTACAAGTGCTGGGCGCAGCGGCCCAGCTGTGGCCTCTGCCTCAAGGCTGACCCCCGCTTCAACTGTGGCTGGTGCATCTCGGAGCACAGGTGCCAGCTGCGGGCCCACTGCCCAGCCCCCAAGACCAACTGGATGCACCCGAACCAGAAGGGCGCTCGCTGCAGCCACCCTCGCATTGCCCAG ATCCACCCAGTCATGGGGCCCAAGGAAGGGGGCACCTGGATCACCATCGTGGGTGAGAACCTGGGCCTCACCTCCCGAGAGGTGGGCCTGCGGGTGGCTGGCGTGCGCTGCAACTCCATCCCTGCCGAGTACATCAGTGCTGAGAG gATCGTCTGTGAGATGGAAGAGTCACTGGTACCCAGCCCTCCACCGGGGCCCGTGGAGCTCTGTGTCGGCGACTGTTCAGCTGACTTCCGCACGCAGTCTGAGCAGCTCTACACCTTTGTG ACGCCTACTTTCGACCGTGTGAGTCCCAGTCGGGGCCCGGCCTCCGGGGGCACGCGGCTCACCATCTCTGGAAGGGCTCTGGATGCCGGCAGCAGGGTCATGGTGACCGTGAGAGATGGCGAGTGCCAGTTCATCAG GAGGGATGCTGAAGTCATCGTGTGCATCTCGCCTGTCTCCACCCTGGGCCCGAGCCAGGCCCCCATTACACTGGCCATTGACCGTGCCAATATTTCCAGTCCTGGTGTTGTCTACACTTACACTCAGGACCCCACCGTCACGCGCCTCGAGCCCACATGGAGCATCATCAA TGGAAGCACTGCCATCACCGTGAGTGGGACCCACTTGCTGACGGTCCAGGAGCCCCGGGTCCGGGCCAAGTACCGAGGCATCGAGACCACCAAC ACATGCCACGTGATCAATGACACTGCCATGCTGTGTAAAGCCCCTGGCATCTTCCTGGGGCAGCCCCAGCCGCAGGCCCAGGGCGAGCACCCGGATGAGTTTGGTTTCCTGCTGGACCACGTGCAGACCGCCCGCTCCCTCAACCGGTCCTCCTTCACCTACTACCCCGACCCCAGCTTTGAGCCTCTCGGTCCCTCTGGGGTGCTGGACATCAAACCGGGCTCCCACGTAGTGCTAAAG GGCAAGAATCTGATCCCCGCAGCAGCTGGCAACTCCCGCCTCAACTACACGGTGCTGATAGGGGGCCAGCCATGCGCGCTGACAGTCTCCGACACACAACTCCTCTGCGACTCCCCCAGCCAGACAGGCCGGCAGCCCGTCATG GTGTTGGTGGGCGGTCTGGAGTTCTGGCTGGGCACCCTGCACATCACAGCCGAGCGGGCGCTGACCCTGCCGGCCATGGTGGGGCTGGCAGTAGGGGGCAGCCTCCTGCTGCTGGCCATCACTGCTGTACTGGTTGCCTACAAACGTAAGACTCAGGATGCCGACCGCACACTCAAGCGGCTCCAGCTCCAGATGGACAACTTGGAGTCCCGGGTGGCCCTGGAGTGCAAGGAAG CCTTTGCTGAGCTGCAGACAGACATCAATGAGTTGACGAACCACATGGATGGCGTGCAGATCCCTTTCCTGGACTACCGGACCTACGCTGTGCGGGTGCTCTTCCCGGGGATCGAGGCCCACCCAGTGCTTAAGGAGCTGGAT ACCCCCCCCCATGTTGAGAAGGCCCTGCGTCTCTTCGGGCAGCTGCTGCACAGCCGCGCCTTCGTGCTCACCTTCATCCACACCCTGGAGGCCCAGAGCAGCTTCTCCATGCGTGACCGGGGCACTGTGGCTTCCCTTACCATGGTGGCCCTGCAGAGCCGCCTCGACTACGCCACGGGTCTGCTTAAGCAGCTGCTGGCGGACCTCATCGAGAAGAACCTTGAGAGCAAGAACCACCCGAAGCTGCTTCTGCGCAG GACTGAGTCAGTGGCTGAGAAGATGCTCACCAACTGGTTCACCTTTTTGCTGCATAAGTTTCTGAAG GAGTGCGCGGGGGAGCCGCTCTTCCTTCTGTACTGCGCCATCAAGCAGCAGATGGAGAAGGGCCCCATCGACGCCATCACGGGCGAGGCGCGGTACTCACTGAGCGAGGACAAGCTGATCCGGCAGCAGATCGACTATAAGACGCTG ACCCTGCACTGTGTGTGCCCGGAGAGCGAGGGCGGTGCTCAGGTGCCCGTGAAGGTGCTCAACTGTGACAGTATCACCCAGGCCAAAGACAAGCTGCTTGATGCTGTGTACAAGGGCATCCCTTACTCCCAGCGCCCCAAAGCTGAGGACATGGACCTAG AGTGGCGCCAGGGCCGCATGGCCCGTGTCATCCTCCAGGACGAGGACGTCACCACCAAGATTGAGTGTGACTGGAAGAGGGTCAACTCGCTGGCCCACTACCAG GTGACAGACGGTTCCTTGGTGGCGTTGGTGCCCAAACAAGTGTCAGCCTATAACATGGCCAACTCCTTCACCTTCACCCGTTCCCTCAGCCGCTATG AGAGCTTGCTTCGCACGGCCAGCAGCCCTGACAGCCTCCGCTCTCGGGCGCCCATGATCACCCCGGACCAGGAGACAGGAACCAAGCTGTGGCACTTAGTGAAGAACCATGACCACGCCGACCACCGAGAGGGTGACCGTGGCAGCAAGATGGTCTCAGAGATCTACCTGACGCGGCTGCTAGCCACCAAG GGTACACTGCAGAAGTTCGTGGACGACCTCTTTGAAACCGTGTTCAGCACAGCACACCGGGGCTCAGCCCTGCCACTGGCCATTAAGTACATGTTTGACTTCCTGGACGAGCAGGCCGACCAGCGGCAGATCAGCGATCCCGATGTGCGCCACACCTGGAAGAGCAACTG CCTGCCCCTGCGCTTCTGGGTGAACGTGATCAAGAACCCGCAGTTCGTGTTCGACATCCACAAGAGCAGCATCACGGACGCCTGCTTGTCGGTGGTGGCCCAGACCTTCATGGACTCCTGCTCCACGTCGGAGCACCGCCTGGGCAAGGACTCGCCCTCCAACAAGTTGCTCTATGCCAAGGACATCCCCAACTACAAGAGCTGGGTGGAGAG GTACTACCGGGATATAGCCAAGATGGCATCCATCAGTGACCAGGACATGGATGCGTATCTGGTGGAGCAGTCCCGTCTCCATGCAAGTGACTTCAATGTCCTGAGTGCACTCAGTGAGCTCTATTTCTACGTCACCAAGTACCGTCAGGAG GTTCTCAGCGCCCTGGACCGAGATGCCTCTTGTCGGAAACACAAGCTGCGCCAGAAGCTGGAGCAGATCATTGGCCTCGTGTCCAGCAACAGCTAA